One genomic region from Amycolatopsis sp. FBCC-B4732 encodes:
- a CDS encoding M15 family metallopeptidase, translated as MPIFRALAAVTLAAATAVAVPTAAQATSPGFVALSDVAPSILQDIRYATPHNFVGRRVDGYLAPSCLLTRQAADGLRKAQQRLRKRGYTLKVYDCYRPQRAVDHFVRWAKDLADEKMKAEFYPDVAKDRLFAEGYIAEKSGHSRGSTMDLTLVRLPPRFQRPYVPGERLEPCFAPRDQRFPDNTVDMGTGYDCFDPLAHTDNPAITGVARENRDLLRSTMAAVGFRNLPEEWWHFTLNDEPFPDTYFDFPVTRHAPR; from the coding sequence CACGGCCGTCGCCGTCCCCACCGCGGCGCAGGCCACGTCCCCCGGCTTCGTCGCGCTCTCCGACGTCGCCCCTTCGATCCTGCAGGACATCCGCTACGCGACACCGCACAACTTCGTCGGCCGGCGCGTCGACGGCTACCTCGCCCCCAGCTGCCTCCTGACCCGCCAGGCCGCCGACGGGCTGCGGAAGGCCCAGCAGCGGCTGCGGAAACGGGGCTACACGCTGAAGGTCTACGACTGCTACCGCCCGCAGCGCGCGGTCGACCACTTCGTGCGGTGGGCGAAGGACCTCGCGGACGAGAAGATGAAGGCCGAGTTCTACCCGGACGTCGCGAAGGACCGGCTGTTCGCCGAGGGGTACATCGCGGAGAAGTCCGGGCACAGCCGCGGCAGCACGATGGACCTGACGCTCGTCCGGCTCCCGCCGCGGTTCCAGCGGCCGTACGTCCCCGGCGAGCGGCTCGAGCCGTGCTTCGCCCCGCGGGATCAGCGCTTCCCGGACAACACGGTCGACATGGGCACCGGTTACGACTGCTTCGACCCGTTGGCGCACACGGACAACCCGGCGATCACCGGGGTCGCGCGGGAGAACCGCGACCTGCTCCGGAGCACGATGGCCGCGGTGGGATTCCGGAACCTGCCCGAGGAGTGGTGGCACTTCACGCTGAACGACGAGCCGTTCCCGGACACGTACTTCGACTTCCCGGTGACCCGCCACGCCCCGCGCTGA